A part of Miscanthus floridulus cultivar M001 chromosome 6, ASM1932011v1, whole genome shotgun sequence genomic DNA contains:
- the LOC136455903 gene encoding protein FAR1-RELATED SEQUENCE 5-like produces the protein MKSHKNQDPTIMGIVDQMHRCDVPLNAIVNVLSDIYDGRQNFTFTERDLKNRKAAVAKAERENDIPKLLEFFKEMKVHNEYFYYDLQVDSENIVKNVFWSHASQRAEYRDFGDAVTFDTTYKTNMYNMPVAMFVGSNHQLQNVVFGQALLQDEQADTFEWLFQAFQDCMLGSRDPRCILTDQDSAMAAAIKRVFKKTQHRLCRWHMLKKYRSELKKLYKLHEGLKIKLLTVINHPLTHIEFEAAWNELVDEYGIREDGTIKGLWDSRKLWVAAYFKPLYCGRMTSTQRSEKRE, from the exons ATGAAGTCACACAAAAACCAGGACCCGACAATCATGGGGATTGTTGATCAGATGCATAGGTGTGATGTTCCCCTGAACGCAATAGTAAATGTGTTGTCAGACATATATGATGGTCGCCAAAACTTCACATTCACTGAGAGGGACCTGAAAAACAG GAAAGCTGCAGTGGCCAAGGCAGAGAGAGAAAATGATATTCCCAAGTTGCTCGAGTTCTTCAAGGAGATGAAGGTCCATAATGAATATTTCTACTATGATTTGCAGGTGGACAGTGAGAACATTGTCAAGAATGTGTTCTGGAGTCATGCAAGCCAACGTGCAGAATATAGAGATTTTGGAGATGCCGTTACATTCGACACCACATACAAAACTAATATGTATAACATGCCAGTAGCTATGTTTGTCGGTTCGAACCATCAACTACAAAATGTCGTGTTTGGGCAAGCACTTTTGCAGGATGAGCAAGCTGATACATTTGAGTGGTTGTTTCAAGCATTCCAAGACTGCATGTTAGGGAGTCGAGATCCTAGATGTATACTTACAG ACCAGGATAGCGCGATGGCTGCCGCAATCAAGAGGGTGTTTAAAAAAACACAACATAGGTTGTGCCGTTGGCACATGCTGAAGAAGTATCGAAGTGAGCTTAAGAAATTGTATAAGTTGCATGAGGGTCTGAAGATAAAGTTGCTAACAGTAATCAATCACCCACTTACGCATATCGAGTTCGAGGCAgcatggaatgagctggtagatgAGTATGGCATACGGGAAGATGGAACTATCAAGGGTCTTTGGGATAGTAGGAAGTTGTGGGTTGCAGCTTACTTCAAACCCTTGTATTGTGGAAGGATGACGTCTACACAAAGGAGTGAAAAGCGTGAATAG